The Alnus glutinosa chromosome 3, dhAlnGlut1.1, whole genome shotgun sequence nucleotide sequence aGCAAGTGAAGCCAAAAAAATCTAGTATAGTTGCTTCTTTTTTTGCTGTTTTTGGGTTCAACAACTGAATTGACAAAACGGGTCTTCCTGTGTGGATGCTTGGGTTGGGTGTGGATCGGTTGCGGGCCGACATGAATCGTTTGCTGGCCTTACTCTTCCACCAggtgattaattaattaacctccATTTCTGCTAGCTGTTTGTTTTTGTCAGTTATTTTTCTAGTTATATGGTTGGTTTGATTTTGGTGTTCTTGTTCAGGGAGTATTGGATGAGCAGTTCTTGCAGCTTCAGCAGCTACAAGATGAGAGCTCCCCGAACTTTGTCTCCGAGGTTGTTAACATCTACTTCCATGAGTCGGAAAAGCTCTTAAAAAACCTCAGAGGATTCTTGTGAGTCTCTTTTTCTCTGTGTACGTATTGGTAGCTAAAGCCTAGAGGTAGTAACAAGTATTTGAATTCCTAACGTCAACTTTTGCGACGGCAACAGGATGGAGAGGGAGTTTTCGGACTACAAGAAAATGGGAATCCATTTGAATCAGTTTATGGGAAGCAGCTCCAGCATCGGCGCCAAGAGAGTCAGAAACGTTTGCGTCGCTTTTCGCGCCGCTTCTGAACAGAACAACCGTGCCGGGTGGGTGCGCTATTTCCTCCTCTGTACTCGTGCTTCCATCACTATTTTGACTATTTACTCGCACAGAgagaacaacaaataaaaatatataatagtcTCTCTTTTTAACAAAACTTTGTTACTTGCTCCGAACAACAAATGTATATATTATATGGCATCTGGGATTTTGGTTTTCAGGTGTTTGAGAGCTTTGGAGCTGCTAGAACATGAGTATTGCTACCTGAAAAACAAATTGCACGAACTGTTCCAAGTATAGAGCTCAAAcctttttaatacttttttttttttgtcttctggCATCGAATCTGATTCATTAAACAGTAAAACCTAGTGGGTTGGCTGATATATACAGATACAACAGCAGAGAGTTTTGGCAGCCGGAGTTATATACCCGATGCACAACTAATAACTGGTGGGCATTTGAGTGGCGCCCTGCTGTTTGATGCGGACTGTGAATTCCTGGCTGGCTGTCATTTTCCTACCGCCTCCTCTAACTTCTCTAATAGAGTTGTTTGTAcgttttaaataataataataataatatataatgcCTGGCTGTGAGTTTGAATGCGAATGAATGAATTCCAACTGTCAAAACTCTGCTCCATCGATTAATTACCGCCTCCTCTAACTTCTAATAGAGCTGTCATTTTCCTACCGCGAGCACATTAAAACCAGCATCAAAATCAGCTACGAACTATCAATCTCCCTCTGCTTTACTGTGACCGATCAATCA carries:
- the LOC133864979 gene encoding pseudo histidine-containing phosphotransfer protein 6-like isoform X2, whose amino-acid sequence is MLGLGVDRLRADMNRLLALLFHQGVLDEQFLQLQQLQDESSPNFVSEVVNIYFHESEKLLKNLRGFLMEREFSDYKKMGIHLNQFMGSSSSIGAKRVRNVCVAFRAASEQNNRAGCLRALELLEHEYCYLKNKLHELFQWVG
- the LOC133864979 gene encoding pseudo histidine-containing phosphotransfer protein 6-like isoform X3, with the translated sequence MLGLGVDRLRADMNRLLALLFHQGVLDEQFLQLQQLQDESSPNFVSEVVNIYFHESEKLLKNLRGFLMEREFSDYKKMGIHLNQFMGSSSSIGAKRVRNVCVAFRAASEQNNRAGWVFESFGAART
- the LOC133864979 gene encoding pseudo histidine-containing phosphotransfer protein 6-like isoform X1, which codes for MLGLGVDRLRADMNRLLALLFHQGVLDEQFLQLQQLQDESSPNFVSEVVNIYFHESEKLLKNLRGFLMEREFSDYKKMGIHLNQFMGSSSSIGAKRVRNVCVAFRAASEQNNRAGCLRALELLEHEYCYLKNKLHELFQIQQQRVLAAGVIYPMHN